Below is a window of Fibrobacter succinogenes DNA.
GGTTTTTTTTACGAAAGGAGAGAGTATGAATGTTGTTAGGAGCAATAAATCTTAATATTAGGCAGCTTCGCAGAGGAGGCGTTCGACTTCGGCGTCGCGGAGCTTGTTCAAAGCGTTTTCCTTGAGCTGGCGGACACGTTCCTTGGAGAGACCCACCATTGGAGCGATTTCCTTCAAGTTCAGGTCGGAATCCATCTTGAAACCGTAATAGAGCTTGATGATTTCTTTTTCCTGGCTAGAGAGGTTTTTGTCCATGACTTTGTTGAACACTTCGGCGCGGTTGTTGTCATCGGCGAGTTCGTCGGTGCGGCTCTGGGCGTCAGAAATGGTGTCACCAAGCGTTGCATCGCCATCTTCGTTGACAGGAGCGTCGAGGGAAGATGCCGTAGCGCCCATCATCAAGATCTTTTCGATTTCGTTGGCTTTGTACTTAGAAAGGCCTTCGAGATTCTGGGTGCTGATGGTGAATGTTCCGCCAATCACCTGGTGCATATCCTTTGCATGGCGAGCGAAGCGGCGAAGCATCAATTCCTTTTCGGCGCTGATGCGAATCATGCGACCCTTTTCAGCAAGAGCGCGGGTGATGTTCTGACGAATCCACCATACGGCGTAGCTGATAAACTTGATATTCTGAGAGCGGTCAAAACGACGTGCCGCTTCGATGAGTCCCATGTTACCTTCGTTGATGAGTTCCATGATGTCGAGACCACGGCCCTTGTAAAGGTTTGCGATGTTGACGACGAAACGCAGATTTGCGTTGACCAACATATCCAAGGCTGCTTTGCTGCCTTCGGCGGACTTCTGGAGCAATACCGTTTCCTGTTCTCTTGTCAACAATG
It encodes the following:
- a CDS encoding RNA polymerase sigma factor RpoD/SigA encodes the protein MKNLNNRDQKDIYMQYLNDISRYPLLTREQETVLLQKSAEGSKAALDMLVNANLRFVVNIANLYKGRGLDIMELINEGNMGLIEAARRFDRSQNIKFISYAVWWIRQNITRALAEKGRMIRISAEKELMLRRFARHAKDMHQVIGGTFTISTQNLEGLSKYKANEIEKILMMGATASSLDAPVNEDGDATLGDTISDAQSRTDELADDNNRAEVFNKVMDKNLSSQEKEIIKLYYGFKMDSDLNLKEIAPMVGLSKERVRQLKENALNKLRDAEVERLLCEAA